A stretch of DNA from Miscanthus floridulus cultivar M001 unplaced genomic scaffold, ASM1932011v1 fs_337_2, whole genome shotgun sequence:
CTCCAGGGGGGTCACATGCTCAACCTGAGGACTTACTGGAGCTAGTGTAGGTGTTCTGGGCGACGCAGGCGCCTCTGCCTCCGCTACGGGCTCCTCTGCTTCCGCTGCAGGCTCTCCTGCATTCACCGGAGAGAAACCAGGTGATGTAGGATGTGGCGGAGGAGATAGTGAAGGCGACGCTGAACTTCCTACTTCAGGGAGTTCCTCCGCCTATGGGAATTCAACAGTAAACTCACTGCCCGCTGCTTCTGATGTGCCTGCTGCCGGTGATGCCCAGTCCTAGCCACAGCCTTCGTCGAACACCACATTGTGGCTAACACACACGCGCTGGGACACTGGATCATAGATACGATATGCCTTGGCCCCTTCCGCATAACCGATAAACACGCCAGCCTCACCGCGGTCATCGAGCTTATGAAGCTGAGTAAGCCACCGGGTATAGGCCACACAGCCAAAGACCTTGAGATGGCCGACTGTTGGTGCCCGGCCATGCCACGCCTCATAAGGAGTGGCATTCTTCAGCGCCTTCGTCGGGGATCGATTCAAAATGTGCACAGCCGTCATCATAGCCCCCCCCAAAACCGAGAGGGCATCCAGCGTTGCTTGAGCAAAGCTCGTGCCATGGCCACCACTGTTTGGTTCCtacgctcaacaacaccattctgttGCGGTGAATAAGGGGCACTGAAATGCCATTTAATACCTTCATCAGCGCAGTATGCAACAAACTCCGCGACGGTGAATTCGCCGCCATTGTCGGTGCGCAGGACCTTCAACTTGCGCCCACTTTCCACCTCTGCTACCACCTTGACCTTCTTAATTGCTTCTACTACTGCATCCTTGGATGGCAGCAACACAGCCCACATAAAACGGGTAGCGTCATCGACAAGCAGCAAGATATAGCGATTGCCCACCGGTGTCGCTGGCGTGACCGGACCGCACAGGTCACCGTGCACCAGCTCAAGCTGATTCTGGGCACGGTATGCTGCTACAGCCGGAAAGGAACGCCGCCTCTGCTTGGTGGTAACACAGGTGTCACACACCTACTCAACATGGTCGACCACCGGCATCTCGCGCACCATCTCCTCCTTGCTGAGTCGCCGGAGTGCGTCGAAGTGCAGAtggccgaaacgctcgtgccactgccacgcctcatcATCCTTGCGCGCCACGAGACAGAGAGGTTGTGCAGCCTCAAGATGCAGAATATACAATCTATTCTTCCCTCTGTGTACCTTGGCGAGTAGACGGCGGCTCTTGTCCCAAATGCGAAGCACGCCATCGTCAATCTTAACCTTGGACCCTCCTTCATCAAGCTAACCCAGACTTAGGATAGAGTTCTTCAGTGCCGGAATGAAGTAGACGCCATGAAGGACCCTCTGCTCACCGGTCTTGGCTTGGAAAACAATAgacccgacgcccttgatctctacCTTCGACGCGTCCCCGAACCTGACCGTTCCTCGAACGCCAGTGTTCAGATCAGCAAAGAACTCTTGGCGCCCAGTCATGTGATGCGTCGCGCCGGAGTCTAGGTACCAGCCGCTGTCCACCTCTTCTTCGTGCACGCCAAGATAGGCGTGAGCACGTGGCTGGAAAAGTTCAACGTGCTGCGCCGTGTAGCTGTGCGCCGGCGTGCTCTGTTCTAGGCTGATGAAGCCATGTGCCAGAAACAGAGCGCCATCTTCATCGCACTCGGCGTACTGGGCCCGCGCCTCATGCCTTCCTTGGTTCTCGCCATGCTGCCCAGCCTGATTTCCGCCGCCACGGCCTCCACCACGGCTGCCACCGCCACGGCCAGCACGGTTTCCACCTCTACCGCCGTGCTCTGCACCTTCACGCCGCGGCTGGGGACACTCACATGCCCAGTGGCCCTCCTGGTTGCAGTTGAGGCAGGTGTTGGGGCCGACGCAGCCAGCAACATTGCCATCTCCTCATCCACCGcctctgcctcgtcctcgtccaccaCCGCAGCTACGTCCATCACCACCGCGCTGGTTCCTGAAACCAGAACCACCGACATcatctcccttcttctccttcctccagcGCGCTCTCCACTGCTCCTCGGTGTACAGCAGCTTGCCGTTGATGGCCACCGGCTCGGTCAGCTCTTGTTCCTCGCGATTATCCACCGCCTTGAGCCTTCCAGTCACCTCCTCGAGAGTGAGCGCCTCGAAGTCGAGGAACTACTCAATGGCGACAACAATCTGCGCGTACTTGGCCGGCACCGTGCGTAGAAACTTTTCCACCACTCACTCTTCAGTGATGTCCTTGTCACCATGAATGACAAGTTGCTGGTGCAGAGTTGACAGACGCAGGGCGAAATCCTCCACTTGCTCGCCGGGGTTGAGCCGATGTTCTCCCAATCGCGGCGTAGGCGCTGCAGCGTTGCTCGACGGACCCGGTCCACGCCGATGCGAGTCGCAGTGATGGCGTCCCACGCCTCTTTCGCCATAGCCTTGTCGAGGAGTGGGATGCCCATCTCCTTGGGCACGGCCCCAACAATCACCTCCAGTGTGCGCCTGTCATCGCAAAACTGGACAGAGCCGCCCTCGATGGCGTCCCAGAGATCGCGCGCCTGCATCCTCAGCTTCATGGTCTGACTCCACTCGTAGTAGTTTGTCTTGTCCAGCATCGGCCACGACGTGCTGCTATCGGAGTCGTGGTACACCACTCTGCCTTGTGGTGATTCGTAGcgaccgccgccgcggccgcgcctCCGGTCCCGCAGTGGTGACTGCGAGCGCCTCCTATCTCGCGACGGAGTCCGCAGCCCCCGATTCCTGCTCtccgcctcctcttcctcctcctctgcatcctcttcttctcccttctcaGCAGCAATTTCGGCCCGCAGCTCCTGCGCCGTCCTTGCTGCCGCCtctgcagcagccgccgcctgCTTTGCTGCCTGGACTGC
This window harbors:
- the LOC136531385 gene encoding uncharacterized protein is translated as MSTSAERTARLKAKGTGDGELGDPSSRAARLKAAEEAAALAVQAAKQAAAAAEAAARTAQELRAEIAAEKGEEEDAEEEEEEAESRNRGLRTPSRDRRRSQSPLRDRRRGRGGGRYESPQGRVVYHDSDSSTSWPMLDKTNYYEWSQTMKLRMQARDLWDAIEGGSVQFCDDRRTLEVIVGAVPKEMGIPLLDKAMAKEAWDAITATRIGVDRVRRATLQRLRRDWENIGSTPASKWRISPCVCQLCTSNLSFMVTRTSLKSEWWKSFYARCRPRTSAVVMDVAAVVDEDEAEAVDEEMAMLLAASAPTPASTATRRATGHVSVPSRGVKVQSTAVEVETVLAVAVAAVVEAVAAEIRLGSMARTKEGMRRGPKQSTPAHSYTAQHVELFQPRAHAYLGVHEEEVDSGWYLDSGATHHMTGRQEFFADLNTGVRGTVRFGDASKVEIKGVGSIVFQAKTGGSKVKIDDGVLRIWDKSRRLLAKVHRGKNRLYILHLEAAQPLCLVARKDDEAWQWHERFGHLHFDALRRLSKEEMDAVVEAIKKVKVVAEVESGRKLKVLRTDNGGEFTVAEFVAYCADEGEPAAEAEEPVAEAEAPASPRTPTLAP